The proteins below are encoded in one region of Actinomycetota bacterium:
- a CDS encoding transposase has product MHLLDESGGTKEVTAVSPDGDALRTLAGSTVRYGEPVRAAIESMNGARFVHDTLELAGWDVEIADAQKVKGLAPLACKTDRIVAWVLAEPARRDLVPAIWLPTPGVRAERERARFRLHLVRHRTALKNRIHATLIAFGHPCPVSDLFCRVAGSSSRSRGRQVKVRAPGRPSPTCRAPLRWPKLMRTQTELERGPAVG; this is encoded by the coding sequence GTGCATCTGCTCGATGAGAGCGGAGGGACGAAGGAGGTGACGGCCGTCTCACCGGACGGCGACGCGCTGCGAACGCTCGCCGGGTCGACGGTGAGGTACGGGGAGCCGGTCCGGGCGGCCATCGAGTCGATGAACGGCGCCCGGTTCGTCCACGACACCCTGGAGCTCGCGGGATGGGACGTCGAGATCGCCGACGCCCAGAAGGTGAAGGGCCTGGCCCCCCTGGCCTGCAAGACCGACCGCATCGTCGCCTGGGTCCTGGCGGAGCCCGCCCGCCGGGACCTCGTGCCGGCGATCTGGCTCCCCACCCCAGGCGTCCGGGCCGAACGGGAGCGGGCCAGGTTCCGCCTGCACCTCGTGCGGCACCGCACCGCCCTGAAGAACCGTATCCACGCCACGCTCATCGCTTTCGGCCATCCCTGTCCGGTCTCCGACCTGTTCTGCCGCGTGGCCGGGTCATCTTCTCGATCGAGGGGCCGGCAGGTCAAGGTGCGAGCACCGGGACGACCCTCGCCCACTTGCCGAGCTCCCCTGCGGTGGCCGAAACTTATGCGCACGCAAACCGAGCTTGAGAGGGGACCGGCCGTTGGGTGA
- a CDS encoding nucleotidyl transferase AbiEii/AbiGii toxin family protein, producing the protein MSHLLSLAASSFPEFIFRGGTALARAYWPDFRLSEDLDFISEHPVSDFQQRLEAVVAEAAQATGRDLTIESSTLRSGWWQSIVVWAGGTTKLDVNTNERAHLPASQRKLELPYSDLSTHGRELAVVAVEEILGNKWFILDDRWEPRDLFDVWWGLARAGITFAELADGHRAKYGYGPQRIPARAARRLKSAWDQRLAHQLRELPEFDGVLAEVTEAYDAWSGRRRDDRT; encoded by the coding sequence ATGAGCCACCTCCTGTCCCTGGCGGCTTCCAGCTTCCCGGAGTTCATCTTCCGCGGAGGGACGGCCTTGGCCCGCGCGTACTGGCCAGACTTTCGGCTCTCGGAGGATCTGGACTTCATCTCTGAGCATCCCGTGAGCGATTTCCAGCAACGGCTGGAGGCAGTGGTGGCGGAAGCCGCCCAGGCAACGGGCCGGGACCTCACCATCGAGTCCTCCACGTTGAGGTCGGGTTGGTGGCAGTCGATCGTCGTGTGGGCCGGCGGAACCACGAAGCTCGACGTGAACACGAACGAGAGAGCACATCTCCCTGCCTCACAGCGAAAGTTGGAGCTGCCCTACTCCGACCTCTCGACGCACGGCCGCGAGCTTGCCGTCGTTGCCGTCGAGGAAATCCTGGGGAACAAGTGGTTCATCCTCGACGATCGGTGGGAGCCTCGGGACCTGTTCGACGTGTGGTGGGGCCTCGCCCGTGCGGGCATCACGTTCGCCGAGCTGGCGGATGGACACCGGGCGAAATACGGGTACGGGCCTCAGCGCATCCCTGCCAGAGCGGCCAGGCGACTCAAGAGTGCGTGGGATCAGAGGCTTGCACACCAGCTCAGGGAGCTTCCTGAATTTGATGGCGTCCTTGCGGAGGTGACCGAGGCGTACGACGCGTGGTCGGGCCGCAGGAGGGACGACCGGACCTGA
- a CDS encoding DUF3024 domain-containing protein, producing MTAGTAIPELVRAAAERAVARYCADRTPAQHRDEIRMEYTIRGPSITIFECRPPWRPDFGPEWTRMPIAQLRYNPGASLWTLYRADRNSRWHVYELIDPAPGVEPLLAEIDADPTGIFWG from the coding sequence GTGACCGCGGGCACCGCCATCCCCGAGCTTGTCCGAGCCGCCGCGGAACGGGCGGTGGCCCGGTACTGCGCCGACCGGACCCCGGCCCAGCACCGGGACGAGATCCGGATGGAGTACACCATCCGGGGCCCCTCGATCACGATCTTCGAGTGCCGGCCTCCGTGGCGCCCCGACTTCGGCCCGGAATGGACCCGCATGCCCATCGCCCAACTCCGATACAACCCGGGCGCCAGCCTGTGGACCCTGTACCGGGCCGACCGGAACAGCCGGTGGCACGTCTACGAGCTGATCGACCCTGCCCCCGGCGTGGAGCCGCTGCTCGCCGAGATCGATGCCGACCCAACGGGCATCTTCTGGGGCTGA
- a CDS encoding DUF2791 family P-loop domain-containing protein, with translation MTTEPLATVPGRTECRRALEALRSGVPNRDAVRVLGCGQAEVERRFLQQLDALRPSVESGDPVPGLLVSGDFGTGKSHVLEYLQHLALSRNFVCSRIVISKETPLYDLRKLFKAAVDQAEVPDQHGPAVSEIALKIDPNSSLYVDFYRWAHEDGSGLSTLFPATLLLYERLKSDPELTEKITNFWSGEGFSIRDIRGGLRQIGELSTYPVKAVKLAQLARERFAFVSRLIQGAGYAGWVLLIDEVELVGRYSILQRGRSYAELARLMGRIDEDGFVGVTAVATITTDFDIAVLQEKGDRDAVGPKLRSKGTDDWAVLAARAEVGMRMIERDDLELVPPDETELRTTYERLRDIHGKAHGWEPPDAWGSEHSTRRRMRSHVRRWIAEWDLRRLYPSSQVDLEEEELHVEYGEDTTLQRAPEGATDGNGVTE, from the coding sequence GTGACCACCGAGCCCCTCGCGACCGTCCCGGGCAGGACCGAGTGCCGGCGCGCGCTCGAAGCACTGCGAAGCGGCGTCCCGAACCGGGACGCCGTGCGTGTCCTCGGATGCGGTCAAGCGGAGGTCGAGAGGCGATTCCTGCAACAACTCGACGCCCTCCGCCCGTCCGTCGAGAGTGGCGACCCGGTTCCGGGCCTTCTCGTGTCCGGCGACTTCGGCACCGGAAAGTCACACGTGCTCGAATATCTCCAGCACCTCGCGCTGTCGCGCAACTTCGTCTGCAGTCGCATCGTCATCAGCAAGGAGACTCCCCTCTACGACCTCCGCAAGCTCTTTAAGGCGGCGGTCGACCAGGCTGAGGTTCCCGATCAACACGGGCCGGCCGTCAGCGAGATCGCGCTGAAGATCGACCCCAACTCCTCCCTCTATGTCGACTTCTACCGGTGGGCACACGAGGACGGCAGCGGCCTCAGCACGTTGTTCCCCGCGACGTTGCTGCTCTACGAACGACTCAAGAGCGATCCGGAGCTGACGGAGAAGATCACCAACTTCTGGTCGGGTGAGGGATTCTCGATCCGTGACATCCGTGGTGGGCTCCGTCAGATCGGGGAGCTCAGCACCTACCCGGTCAAGGCCGTGAAGCTTGCGCAGCTGGCGCGGGAGCGGTTCGCTTTCGTCAGCCGGCTCATCCAGGGGGCCGGATACGCGGGCTGGGTGCTGCTGATCGACGAGGTCGAGCTCGTGGGCCGCTACAGCATCCTCCAGCGGGGGAGGTCCTACGCCGAGCTCGCGAGGCTCATGGGCAGGATCGATGAGGACGGTTTCGTGGGAGTCACCGCGGTGGCAACGATCACCACCGACTTCGACATCGCCGTGCTCCAGGAGAAGGGCGATCGCGACGCCGTGGGCCCGAAGCTGAGGAGCAAGGGCACCGACGATTGGGCGGTGCTTGCCGCCCGCGCCGAGGTGGGCATGAGAATGATCGAGCGCGACGACCTCGAGCTGGTGCCTCCCGACGAGACCGAGCTCCGCACCACCTACGAGCGACTTCGTGACATCCACGGCAAGGCGCATGGTTGGGAACCCCCCGATGCCTGGGGGAGCGAGCACTCGACCCGCCGTCGCATGCGTTCGCACGTGCGCCGGTGGATCGCGGAGTGGGACCTCCGCCGCCTGTATCCGTCGAGCCAGGTCGACCTCGAGGAAGAGGAGCTTCACGTCGAATACGGCGAGGACACGACGCTGCAACGTGCACCCGAGGGAGCTACCGACGGGAATGGAGTGACGGAGTAG
- a CDS encoding DUF2791 family P-loop domain-containing protein, giving the protein MTAEMRPDEWLGFIRREYLDEFVKAGGASIKFVVPHDEQAGLTILDGLNRAAEEQGYLVAGVSAAETRAHMMDQLFFRVADQIPWERLAILVLGELARSAGYTVPVLDGAPFVGALARANDLDAGFLRGELRREVSKAVFMRSTLAKDFRVAMTQLCLAQLSGGPDGATTTEVITDWLTGKVKTVGAVKPYNIFTRINRANARYVFESMLDWIRFAGCPGLVARLDLARITVAKNPRDGLTYYTKTSRLDAYELLRQFIDSTDRLDGFLLVVVPAPQFLDDSSAGRGVGEYQALKFRVYDEIRDTKLVNPMSSLVRVSSAAPVAVPT; this is encoded by the coding sequence ATGACCGCTGAGATGCGCCCGGACGAATGGCTCGGCTTCATCCGTCGTGAGTATCTGGATGAATTCGTGAAGGCCGGTGGGGCCTCCATCAAGTTCGTCGTTCCGCACGATGAGCAAGCGGGCCTGACCATCCTGGACGGGCTCAACCGCGCTGCGGAGGAACAGGGATACCTCGTTGCCGGCGTGAGCGCGGCCGAGACACGTGCGCACATGATGGATCAGCTCTTCTTCCGCGTCGCGGATCAGATCCCCTGGGAACGGCTGGCCATCCTGGTGCTCGGCGAGCTCGCTCGATCCGCCGGTTACACGGTTCCCGTCCTCGATGGCGCTCCGTTCGTGGGTGCCCTTGCACGCGCCAACGATCTCGACGCGGGGTTCCTGCGCGGGGAGCTCCGTCGCGAGGTGAGCAAGGCGGTGTTCATGCGCAGCACGCTGGCCAAGGATTTCCGGGTAGCGATGACACAACTCTGCCTGGCGCAGCTTTCGGGTGGGCCCGACGGCGCCACGACGACAGAGGTGATCACGGACTGGCTTACCGGAAAGGTGAAGACCGTGGGGGCCGTCAAGCCCTACAACATCTTCACCCGGATCAACCGGGCCAACGCGCGGTACGTCTTCGAGTCGATGCTCGATTGGATTCGCTTCGCAGGCTGCCCGGGCCTCGTGGCGAGGCTCGATCTTGCTCGAATCACGGTGGCGAAGAACCCGCGGGACGGGCTCACGTACTACACGAAGACCTCGCGCCTGGACGCCTACGAGCTGCTCCGCCAGTTCATCGACTCGACGGACCGTCTGGATGGGTTCCTGCTCGTCGTCGTGCCCGCTCCCCAGTTCCTGGACGACAGCTCCGCCGGCAGGGGTGTGGGTGAGTACCAGGCCCTCAAGTTCCGGGTGTACGACGAGATCCGCGATACGAAGCTCGTGAACCCGATGTCCTCACTGGTCCGGGTCTCCTCGGCCGCCCCGGTGGCGGTGCCGACGTGA